One window of the Microplitis demolitor isolate Queensland-Clemson2020A chromosome 10, iyMicDemo2.1a, whole genome shotgun sequence genome contains the following:
- the LOC103569972 gene encoding septin-2, with the protein MAAIDIERMKMETSIRNLKLSDHVGFDSLPDQLVNKSVQNGFLFNILCIGETGLGKSTLMDSLFNTNFESNPSPHNLPAVKLKSNTYELQEGNVRLKLTLVDTVGYGDQINKEDSFKAVVDYIDAQFEAYLQEELKIKRSLSTYHDSRIHVCLYFICPTGHGLKSIDLVCMKKLDTKVNIIPIIAKADTISKTELQKFKSKIMSELQNNGVHIYQFPTDDESVTAVNSSMNGLLPFAVVGSTEFVRVGNKMMRSRQYPWGTVQVENESHCDFVKLREMLIRTNMEDMREKTHCRHYELYRKKRLEQMGFSDVDHENKPISFQQTCESMRTAHLQELQQKEDEMRQMFVARVKEKESELKDAEKELHNKFDKLKKDHMDEKKKLEESRKKLEDDISEFNRRKIQINQQSHHTLTLGKSKKK; encoded by the exons ATGGCGGCCATCGACATCGAACGTATGAAA atGGAAACATCAATACGTAATCTAAAGTTATCAGATCATGTTGGATTTGATAGTTTACCTGATCAACTTGTCAATAAATCTGTAcaaaatggttttttattcaacatatTATGTATTG gTGAAACGGGATTGGGAAAGTCCACATTAATGGACTCATTGTtcaacacaaattttgaatcgaACCCAAGTCCTCACAATTTACCAgcagttaaattaaaatcaaatactTATGAGCTGCAAGAAGGTAATGTCAGACTTAAGCTGACATTAGTGGATACTGTTGGGTATGGAGATCAAATTAATAAGGAAGACAGTTTTAAAGCTGTCGTTGATTACATTGACGCACAGTTTGAAGCTTATCTCCAAGaagagttgaaaataaaacgtTCACTGTCGACTTATCACGACAGTCGTATTCATGTTTGTCTTTATTTCATCTGTCCAACTGGCCAtgg acttaaatcaattgatttagTATGCATGAAAAAACTTGATACCAAAGTTAATATTATTCCAATAATTGCTAAAGCTGATACTATTTCTAAGACtgagttacaaaaatttaag agCAAAATAATGTCTGAGTTACAAAATAACGGAGtacatatttatcaatttccaACTGATGACGAGAGTGTAACTGCAGTAAACTCATCAATGAACGGACTGCTGCCGTTTGCTGTTGTCGGTAGCACGGAATTCGTACGCGTTGGAAATAAAATGATGCGATCACGTCAGTATCCATGGGGTACCGTACAAGTTGAGAATGAATCACACTGtgattttgttaaattacGTGAAATGTTAATTCGTACAAATATGGAAGACATGCGTGAGAAAACTCACTGCCGTCATTATGAACTCTACCGCAAAAAACGTTTAGaacaa atggGATTCAGTGACGTTGATCATGAAAATAAACCAATAAGCTTCCAACAAACATGTGAGTCAATGAGAACAGCACATTTGCAGGAATTGCAACAGAAAGAAGATGAAATGCGTCAGATGTTTGTCGCTCGTGTCAAGGAAAAGGAGTCTGAGTTAAAAGACGCGGAGAAAgag ctGCACAATAAGTtcgataaattgaaaaaagatcACAtggacgagaaaaaaaaattagaagaaaGCCGCAAAAAACTCGAGGATGATATCTCGGAGTTCAATCGccgtaaaattcaaatcaatcaACAGTCACACCATACACTAACTCTGggtaaaagcaaaaaaaaataa